A single window of Nasonia vitripennis strain AsymCx chromosome 4, Nvit_psr_1.1, whole genome shotgun sequence DNA harbors:
- the LOC100115841 gene encoding hemicentin-1 isoform X2, whose protein sequence is MRSLLLLTMMCLVDSELTSRGQLQKVDEPIPLAQVSAVTGYAARLPCDLAPGPRGEEPFMLFWYRNEHEGAPIYSVDGRSKPLSQGKQWSNPKALGDRASVRFLDQRAELQIDKLMPEDAGLYRCRIDFRNNPTRSRKVNLTIIVPPQSPVIYTRDRTLAKNLQPFDEDSSLVLVCEVTGGRPPPRVTWHRDGKLIDSTYEYNYDDLTVNRLDLTRATRDLLSAQFVCNASNTHLVSATSAEIIVDVNLKPLLVNITNKTPHLSALMSYEIECVSSGSRPEAVITWWKGIHQIKHMARNFAEGPNMTRSVMSYVPTIEDDGKFLTCRAENPVVQDSALEDKWHLVVHYVPIVTIRLGSSLRATDINEGDDVYFECEVNANPKAYKLGWYKDGRELHHNPAANVILPGGNSLVLQSVNRASAGDYSCMAANYEGKAMSKPVTLDIMYAPICKDGTTTQVVGALKHETISLVCGVQSKPPPTSFQWTFNNSGELMSVPASRYAQVRPQQLVTTHWHGSRLNYTPASDMDYGTIACSARNSIGAQKVPCRFQIIVAGKPYPLQNCSAVQSTGPYAYRMGQEDFKATDARDADWLIVRCSEGFDGGLPITSFELEVYSDENVYHVNTIYINHTDKALPAAASSAGVATSANGATVAAFGPIFEVPGLEPGRNYRLLLYAVNAKGRSEPVVLEPVTLKGVAMYTTGRESSDASTDYSLLVACFAGGITAICILVVGVTLTLYRRNHPLQPSKTQTLVVHYAGAGNAAGNLTPATAGNALLGDARELAGQQRHMQLAQHVVSQEYELHACRSEASMGSQQQLLDVYARAATLTRTAKTTTTTTTAMHELAAEEDPDVIPSTKAERRPDISEPNYAPKPERIKDFRRHLQDEDLLSSATSAQQLTEKDSWLRQNGASCLVQEAGSPSARPSTLPVHRSHDIYTRSLRVQESCI, encoded by the exons TACCGCTGGCGCAGGTGTCGGCAGTGACGGGCTACGCAGCGCGGCTCCCCTGTGACCTGGCGCCGGGTCCTCGCGGCGAGGAGCCGTTCATGCTGTTCTGGTACCGAAACGAGCACGAGGGCGCGCCCATCTACAGCGTGGACGGTCGCTCGAAGCCTCTGTCCCAGGGCAAGCAGTGGTCGAATCCCAAGGCACTGGGCGACAGGGCCAGCGTCCGGTTCCTCGACCAGCGAGCCGAGCTTCAGATCGACAAGCTCATGCCCGAGGATGCCGGACTCTACCGCTGCAGGATCGACTTTCGGAACAATCCCACCAGGAGTCGGAAGGTCAATCTCACCATCATCG TGCCACCGCAGTCGCCGGTGATCTACACGCGGGATCGCACCCTGGCCAAGAACCTACAGCCCTTCGACGAGGACAGCAGTCTGGTGCTGGTGTGCGAGGTGACGGGCGGAAGACCACCGCCCCGAGTCACCTGGCACCGCGACGGCAAGCTCATCGACTCCACCTACGAGTACAATTACGACGACCTGACGGTGAACCGGCTCGACCTGACCCGCGCCACCCGGGACCTCCTCAGCGCGCAGTTCGTCTGCAACGCCAGCAACACGCATCTCGTGTCGGCCACCAGTGCCGAGATCATTGTCGACGTCAATC TGAAGCCGCTGCTGGTGAACATAACAAATAAAACGCCGCATCTCTCGGCCCTCATGTCGTACGAGATCGAGTGCGTGAGCTCGGGATCGAGGCCGGAGGCTGTGATAACTTGGTGGAAGGGCATCCATCAGATCAAGCACATGGCGAGAAAC TTCGCAGAGGGTCCGAACATGACGCGGAGCGTGATGAGCTACGTGCCGACGATCGAGGACGACGGCAAGTTCTTGACCTGTCGGGCAGAGAATCCCGTGGTGCAGGACAGCGCGCTCGAGGACAAGTGGCATCTCGTCGTGCACT ACGTGCCGATCGTGACGATCAGGCTGGGCTCGAGTCTCCGGGCGACGGACATCAACGAGGGCGACGACGTGTACTTCGAGTGCGAGGTCAATGCCAATCCCAAGGCGTACAAGCTCGGCTGGTACAAGGACGGCCGGGAGCTGCACCACAACCCGGCGGCTAACGTCATCCTGCCCGGTGGCAACTCGCTCGTGCTCCAGAGCGTTAACCGCGCCTCTGCCGGCGACTACTCCTGCATGGCGGCCAACTACGAGGGCAAGGCCATGAGCAAGCCCGTCACCCTCGACATCATGT ACGCGCCGATCTGCAAGGACGGGACGACGACGCAGGTGGTGGGCGCGCTGAAGCACGAGACGATCTCGCTGGTCTGCGGGGTGCAGTCgaagccgccgccgacgagctTCCAGTGGACGTTCAACAACTCGGGCGAGCTGATGAGCGTGCCGGCGAGTCGCTACGCCCAGGTGCGGCCCCAGCAGCTGGTCACCACCCACTGGCACGGCTCGAGGCTCAACTACACGCCCGCCAGCGACATGGACTACGGGACAATCGCCTGCTCGGCCAGGAACAGCATAGGAGCGCAGAAAGTGCCCTGCCGCTTCCAGATCATCGTCGCCGGCAAGCCCTACCCGCTGCAGAACTGCTCGGCCGTGCAGTCCACCGGACCCTACGCCTATCGCATGG GTCAGGAGGATTTCAAAGCGACGGACGCGCGCGATGCCGACTGGCTGATAGTGCGCTGCAGCGAGGGCTTCGACGGCGGCCTGCCCATCACGAGCTTCGAGCTCGAGGTCTACAGCGACGAGAACGTTTATCACGTCAACACGATTTACATAAATCACACCGATAAGGCGCTGCCGGCTGCCGCGTCCTCCGCGGGTGTGGCAACCTCGGCGAACGGCGCCACCGTCGCGGCTTTCGGCCCGATCTTCGAGGTGCCAGGACTCGAGCCCGGACGGAATTACAGGCTGCTGCTATACGCCGTCAACGCCAAGGGCCGCAGCGAACCCGTCGTCCTCGAGCCCGTGACGCTCAAGGGCGTCGCGATGTACACCACTG GTCGCGAGTCGAGCGACGCCAGCACGGACTACAGTCTGCTGGTAGCCTGTTTCGCCGGGGGCATCACGGCCATCTGCATCCTCGTGGTCGGCGTGACGCTGACTCTCTACAGGCGCAACCACCCGCTGCAGCCGAGCAAGACTCAGACGCTGGTAGTGCACTACGCCGGTGCCGGCAACGCCGCCGGCAACCTCACCCCGGCCACGGCTGGCAATGCCCTGCTCGGCGACGCCCGCGAACTCGCCGGACAACAGCGACATATGCAGCTGGCGCAGCATGTG GTGAGCCAGGAGTACGAGCTGCACGCGTGTCGCAGCGAGGCTTCCATGggctcgcagcagcagctactgGACGTGTACGCGCGAGCGGCGACGCTCACGCGGACTGCcaaaacgacgacgacgacgacgacggcgatgCACGAGCTGGCGGCGGAGGAGGATCCGGACGTGATCCCGTCGACGAAGGCGGAGAGGCGGCCCGACATCTCCGAGCCGAACTACGCGCCCAAGCCCGAGCGCATCAAAGACTTCCGGCGACACCTGCAGGACGAGGACTTGTTGTCTTCCGCGACGTCGGCTCAGCAGCTCACGGAGAAGGACAGCTGGCTACGGCAGAACGGCGCCAGCTGCCTAGTTCAAGAGGCCGGGAGCCCGAGCGCGAGGCCCAGCACTCTGCCGGTACATCGGAGCCACGACATCTACACGAGGAGCCTCAGGGTGCAGGAGAGTTGTATATAA
- the LOC100115841 gene encoding hemicentin-1 isoform X1 → MRSLLLLTMMCLVDSELTSRGQLQKVDEPIPLAQVSAVTGYAARLPCDLAPGPRGEEPFMLFWYRNEHEGAPIYSVDGRSKPLSQGKQWSNPKALGDRASVRFLDQRAELQIDKLMPEDAGLYRCRIDFRNNPTRSRKVNLTIIVPPQSPVIYTRDRTLAKNLQPFDEDSSLVLVCEVTGGRPPPRVTWHRDGKLIDSTYEYNYDDLTVNRLDLTRATRDLLSAQFVCNASNTHLVSATSAEIIVDVNLKPLLVNITNKTPHLSALMSYEIECVSSGSRPEAVITWWKGIHQIKHMARNFAEGPNMTRSVMSYVPTIEDDGKFLTCRAENPVVQDSALEDKWHLVVHYVPIVTIRLGSSLRATDINEGDDVYFECEVNANPKAYKLGWYKDGRELHHNPAANVILPGGNSLVLQSVNRASAGDYSCMAANYEGKAMSKPVTLDIMYAPICKDGTTTQVVGALKHETISLVCGVQSKPPPTSFQWTFNNSGELMSVPASRYAQVRPQQLVTTHWHGSRLNYTPASDMDYGTIACSARNSIGAQKVPCRFQIIVAGKPYPLQNCSAVQSTGPYAYRMGQEDFKATDARDADWLIVRCSEGFDGGLPITSFELEVYSDENVYHVNTIYINHTDKALPAAASSAGVATSANGATVAAFGPIFEVPGLEPGRNYRLLLYAVNAKGRSEPVVLEPVTLKGVAMYTTGRESSDASTDYSLLVACFAGGITAICILVVGVTLTLYRRNHPLQPSKTQTLVVHYAGAGNAAGNLTPATAGNALLGDARELAGQQRHMQLAQHVQVSQEYELHACRSEASMGSQQQLLDVYARAATLTRTAKTTTTTTTAMHELAAEEDPDVIPSTKAERRPDISEPNYAPKPERIKDFRRHLQDEDLLSSATSAQQLTEKDSWLRQNGASCLVQEAGSPSARPSTLPVHRSHDIYTRSLRVQESCI, encoded by the exons TACCGCTGGCGCAGGTGTCGGCAGTGACGGGCTACGCAGCGCGGCTCCCCTGTGACCTGGCGCCGGGTCCTCGCGGCGAGGAGCCGTTCATGCTGTTCTGGTACCGAAACGAGCACGAGGGCGCGCCCATCTACAGCGTGGACGGTCGCTCGAAGCCTCTGTCCCAGGGCAAGCAGTGGTCGAATCCCAAGGCACTGGGCGACAGGGCCAGCGTCCGGTTCCTCGACCAGCGAGCCGAGCTTCAGATCGACAAGCTCATGCCCGAGGATGCCGGACTCTACCGCTGCAGGATCGACTTTCGGAACAATCCCACCAGGAGTCGGAAGGTCAATCTCACCATCATCG TGCCACCGCAGTCGCCGGTGATCTACACGCGGGATCGCACCCTGGCCAAGAACCTACAGCCCTTCGACGAGGACAGCAGTCTGGTGCTGGTGTGCGAGGTGACGGGCGGAAGACCACCGCCCCGAGTCACCTGGCACCGCGACGGCAAGCTCATCGACTCCACCTACGAGTACAATTACGACGACCTGACGGTGAACCGGCTCGACCTGACCCGCGCCACCCGGGACCTCCTCAGCGCGCAGTTCGTCTGCAACGCCAGCAACACGCATCTCGTGTCGGCCACCAGTGCCGAGATCATTGTCGACGTCAATC TGAAGCCGCTGCTGGTGAACATAACAAATAAAACGCCGCATCTCTCGGCCCTCATGTCGTACGAGATCGAGTGCGTGAGCTCGGGATCGAGGCCGGAGGCTGTGATAACTTGGTGGAAGGGCATCCATCAGATCAAGCACATGGCGAGAAAC TTCGCAGAGGGTCCGAACATGACGCGGAGCGTGATGAGCTACGTGCCGACGATCGAGGACGACGGCAAGTTCTTGACCTGTCGGGCAGAGAATCCCGTGGTGCAGGACAGCGCGCTCGAGGACAAGTGGCATCTCGTCGTGCACT ACGTGCCGATCGTGACGATCAGGCTGGGCTCGAGTCTCCGGGCGACGGACATCAACGAGGGCGACGACGTGTACTTCGAGTGCGAGGTCAATGCCAATCCCAAGGCGTACAAGCTCGGCTGGTACAAGGACGGCCGGGAGCTGCACCACAACCCGGCGGCTAACGTCATCCTGCCCGGTGGCAACTCGCTCGTGCTCCAGAGCGTTAACCGCGCCTCTGCCGGCGACTACTCCTGCATGGCGGCCAACTACGAGGGCAAGGCCATGAGCAAGCCCGTCACCCTCGACATCATGT ACGCGCCGATCTGCAAGGACGGGACGACGACGCAGGTGGTGGGCGCGCTGAAGCACGAGACGATCTCGCTGGTCTGCGGGGTGCAGTCgaagccgccgccgacgagctTCCAGTGGACGTTCAACAACTCGGGCGAGCTGATGAGCGTGCCGGCGAGTCGCTACGCCCAGGTGCGGCCCCAGCAGCTGGTCACCACCCACTGGCACGGCTCGAGGCTCAACTACACGCCCGCCAGCGACATGGACTACGGGACAATCGCCTGCTCGGCCAGGAACAGCATAGGAGCGCAGAAAGTGCCCTGCCGCTTCCAGATCATCGTCGCCGGCAAGCCCTACCCGCTGCAGAACTGCTCGGCCGTGCAGTCCACCGGACCCTACGCCTATCGCATGG GTCAGGAGGATTTCAAAGCGACGGACGCGCGCGATGCCGACTGGCTGATAGTGCGCTGCAGCGAGGGCTTCGACGGCGGCCTGCCCATCACGAGCTTCGAGCTCGAGGTCTACAGCGACGAGAACGTTTATCACGTCAACACGATTTACATAAATCACACCGATAAGGCGCTGCCGGCTGCCGCGTCCTCCGCGGGTGTGGCAACCTCGGCGAACGGCGCCACCGTCGCGGCTTTCGGCCCGATCTTCGAGGTGCCAGGACTCGAGCCCGGACGGAATTACAGGCTGCTGCTATACGCCGTCAACGCCAAGGGCCGCAGCGAACCCGTCGTCCTCGAGCCCGTGACGCTCAAGGGCGTCGCGATGTACACCACTG GTCGCGAGTCGAGCGACGCCAGCACGGACTACAGTCTGCTGGTAGCCTGTTTCGCCGGGGGCATCACGGCCATCTGCATCCTCGTGGTCGGCGTGACGCTGACTCTCTACAGGCGCAACCACCCGCTGCAGCCGAGCAAGACTCAGACGCTGGTAGTGCACTACGCCGGTGCCGGCAACGCCGCCGGCAACCTCACCCCGGCCACGGCTGGCAATGCCCTGCTCGGCGACGCCCGCGAACTCGCCGGACAACAGCGACATATGCAGCTGGCGCAGCATGTG CAGGTGAGCCAGGAGTACGAGCTGCACGCGTGTCGCAGCGAGGCTTCCATGggctcgcagcagcagctactgGACGTGTACGCGCGAGCGGCGACGCTCACGCGGACTGCcaaaacgacgacgacgacgacgacggcgatgCACGAGCTGGCGGCGGAGGAGGATCCGGACGTGATCCCGTCGACGAAGGCGGAGAGGCGGCCCGACATCTCCGAGCCGAACTACGCGCCCAAGCCCGAGCGCATCAAAGACTTCCGGCGACACCTGCAGGACGAGGACTTGTTGTCTTCCGCGACGTCGGCTCAGCAGCTCACGGAGAAGGACAGCTGGCTACGGCAGAACGGCGCCAGCTGCCTAGTTCAAGAGGCCGGGAGCCCGAGCGCGAGGCCCAGCACTCTGCCGGTACATCGGAGCCACGACATCTACACGAGGAGCCTCAGGGTGCAGGAGAGTTGTATATAA